GGCGGCTCGGCGGGCCAACGCTTCGTCGGCGCCCACAAGCTTGGCGATCTCGGCGGCCAGGTGTGCGCACTCCACCAGGTGAGCCAGGACGTTCTGGTTGTACGAGGTGCGCAGGCGCAACGCCCCAAGCAACTCAAGGATCCCTTGGGGAACCCCCACAACACCAGCCTGCTCCACCGCCTCAAGCGCAGCGTTGAGAGCCCGACGAGGGGCATCCGCTAGCGCCTTCGCATATGCCGCCTCGACGCGCTGTGGCTGGATCCGTCCATCCTCGATGAGGGCGGTGAGCGTCGCCTCGGCGACCTCCCGCCGCTCGACGTCAAATGACGACAGGTGCACTGCATTGACACCCTCATCCACGATGACATTGACGCCGGTCAGAGCCTCGAACGCCCGAATGTTGCGGCCCTCGCGTCCAATAATGCGCCCCTTCATCTCTTCTGAGGGCAGTTCAATCCGTGTGACCGCTCCTTGTGCGCTCGTCGACGCCGCTTGCCTCTGCATCGCTGAGACGAGGATCTGCTGTGCTTCTCGCTCAGCATTCTGGCGCGCGCGCTTCAGACGCCGGTGCGCCTCTTGGGCGATCTCGGACTCGGCCGCTGCTCGCACCCTCGCGATCAGTTGCTCCCGGGCGTCGTTCGCGCTGAGTCCGGCGAGGAAGGCTAGCTTCTCCTCGAAATCCGTAGCGAGCTGCTCACGCTCTCTGATCAAGCGCTTTTCGTCTCTAGCGATGACGTTGACGCGCTCTTCCAGACTTCGCGCGTACAGCTGAGCATTTCGTTGGTCTTCTGCCGCTTGCCTCTCGGTGAGCGCTACCCGTTCCTCTCGCCGCTGGGTATCTGCCAGTTGGTTTCGCGCTTCTTCGCGGATCGCCTCGGCCTCGAGGCGTGCCGACTCACGTTCCTCGTTCGCCTCTTTGCGGGCGCGATTGACGACGAGCAGCGACGCCAGCAGCAGGACGAGCGTCGCAAGGGTCACGATGGTCTGCACGACGCTCCCTCCTAGTTGCCGCCGGTCTCACTATCGGCACGTTGCAAGTCTCGCACGAGAGCAAAGGCAAGCGACGCCGCGTAACCCTTGCGGGCGAGGAAAGCCACCGTGCGCCGTACGCGCGCGTCCGGGCTCGCAGCGGAGTCCTTGTGCCAACGTTTGGCGGCCAGCTCGCGAGCCCGATCCTCTTGAACCTCGGCCGTCAAAGGCTCGAGTGCGGCTTGGATGTGTTCCTCCCCAAAGCCCTTGCGGCGCAGCTCTTGGGAAATGGCGCGCGGAGCAAGTCCTCGTTCAGCGTGCCGAGTGCGTGCGATCGTCGCCGCGAGAGACTCATCGTCGAGCAGTCCGACCTCGCGGTACCGTGCGATCACTTCGTCGGCCACGTCCGGTTCGATCTCTTTGGAGATGAGCCTCTCGCGAAGATCGGCGGAGCTGCGGGGCCCCCGGGTGAGCATGGCAAGGGCCAGCTCACGCGCGCGCTCGGCGGGAGCCGTCGTGGGGGCTTCCCGCCGAGCACGCGATGTCATGGTGTGAGAGTCTCCGCCTACAGAGCGGACTCCTCTTTGGCCAATGCGGCCTCAAGGGCCTTCGCGTCTGCCTCGACGTCGATCGCCGCCAGGTCAGCGGGAACAGGAACTCCAACGCCCAGCTTGTCCTTGACCTTCTTCTCGATCTCGTCACGAAGAGCAGGGTTGTCCTTCAGGAACTGGCGCGAGTTCTCCTTGCCCTGACCCAACTGATCACCTTCGTAGGTGTACCAAGCACCGGACTTCTTCACGAAACCGTGCTCGACGCCCATGTCGATGATCCCGCCCTCCTTCGAGATTCCAAGGCCGTACATGATGTCGAACTCGGCCTGCTTAAACGGCGGCGCCAACTTGTTCTTGACCACCTTGATGCGCGTGCGGTTGCCGACGGGCTCTGTGCCTTCCTTGAGCGTCTCGATTCGCCGTACATCGAGGCGAACGGAAGCATAGAACTTGAGAGCCTTACCGCCGGTGGTGGTCTCGGGCGAACCAAAGAAGACGCCGATCTTCTCTCGCAACTGGTTAATGAAGATGGCCGTGGTGCCCGTGTGCGAGATGGCGCCGGTGATCTTGCGTAGCGCCTGGGACATCAGGCGCGCCTGCAGACCGACGTGGCTGTCTCCCATCTCGCCTTCGATCTCGGCCTTCGGCACAAGTGCTGCCACTGAGTCGATGACCAGAATGTCAACGCCGCCGGAGCGGATCAAGATGTCAGCAATCTCAAGCGCCTGCTCACCTGTGTCCGGCTGTGACACGATCAGGTTGTCGATGTCCACGCCCAACTTCTTGGCGTACTCGGGATCAAGGGCGTGTTCGGCGTCGATGAAGGCCGCTACACCGCCAGCCGCCTGAGCATTTGCGACGGCGTGCAACGCCACCGTCGTCTTTCCGGAGGACTCAGGGCCGTAGATCTCCACGACACGACCTCGCGGGAGCCCGCCGATGCCGAGCGCGACGTCCAGAGCGATAGACCCCGTGGGGATCGTAGCGATCGCCACCCGCTCGGAGTCACCAAGGCGCATCGCCGAGCCCTTGCCGAACTGCCTATCAATCTGCCCCAGTGCGGCCTCGAGTGCCTTGGAGCGGTCCGCTGCCTGTGCCATATGACTGTCCTTCATCGCTCGTGCCGACTGTTGCCAGCTTCGGAACACCCTGACGGTGCCTTGTCCTTCACCACGACGTTACGTCCGGGGTCTGACAAGCCGCCGTCTCAACATCCCTTGCTGGGGAAAGGCGAGAAATGTGCGCCTTGGGTACGAGTCTAATCGAACGCATGTTCGATCGGTTGCGACACGCCGTTAGCGGCGGGGAGGAATGATCATCCGAGGGTCGCGGCCCGCGCGCACCGCGGCGTCAACGTCCATCTGGTCACACAGCGCATGCCATACGTCTCTAGGGGCGACGCCCCGCTCGAGCGCTTCCTGCGCCGTGAGCGAGTCAAGCGACGTGAGCGCCATCTCGCGGCACAAGGTGGGCGCATAGGACTCCCCGAACGCGGCAGCGACAGCGTCACGGAACTCGGAAAGACGCAAGCGAACCTACTGCTCGATGGAGTGCAGGAGCTCTGGAACAGTGTCGGGGATCGACGGCATCATCGGCATGCGGGAGAGCGACCGGGCGTCCATGAGGCCCTCCGCCATCTCGAAGCGTTCCGACACGTCGCGAAGAATGGCCGACATCGGCACGTCAAGGGCATCGCAAATGGACGCGAGCAGTTCGCTCGACGCTTCCTTCTGGCCGCGTTCAACCTCGCTCAAGTATCCGAGGGAGACGCGCGCCTGCGAGGAAATGTCGCGGAGCGTCTTGCCCTGCCCCAGACGGGCATCACGGAGCACATCGCCGAGTTCGTTGCGCAGGACAGGCATTCGTGCTCCTTTCATCGTGCTTGCATCGTGCATGTCTAGTCCAACGCAGACTACCGCAGGGGTGTTCCCGCCAACGCACGGGAATTCAGCGGTGTGGCAACCTCGACACCATTTTCTCGAGATGCATCAGCGCCACGCCCACTGTGGCATGGCGGACTTCGTCCCTGTCGCCGTCAAGGTGGACGGTGATGACGCGTTCGCCCTGGGGCCCCACCACCGCGACGACGACGGTACCGGGAGGCTTTCCTCCATGCGGTTCTGGCCCCGCGGCTCCCGTCGTCGCCACGGCGATATCGGCGCCCGTCTGCCGACGCGCTCCACGGGCCATGGAGGCCGCCACTGCTTGGCTCACGGGACCCTCGGTTTCAAGGAGCCTTCTGCTCACGCCTAGAAGATGGTGCTTAGCGTCGAGGTCATAGGTGATGATGCCTCCCTTGACTACTCCCGATGCTCCTGGCGCTTCGATGAGCGCAGAACACACGAGGCCGCCCGTGAGGGACTCGGCGGTCGCAAGCGTCACCCCTGCGTCACGCGCAAGAGCGACCGCTCGGGCCGCTTCAGCCCACATGTCCGCTCGGGTCGACGGTGTCGGCGATGACTGGGCTTTGCACCGTCGGCTTCGCACCATGCCGCCTGGCCACGCCGAAGATGCGCCACCCGTAATCCAGCCCGGTGACCACGGCAGCGACCACGGAGATGAGCAAGAGCCACCAGCCGAGGGTGTCGACCCAGGCAAACGGCGTCGGAAGCAGCAGGAAGAAGATTGCCGCTACCTGAAGCGCTGTCTTGGCCTTGCCACCGAACGAGGCGGGGATGACGACATCGCGAGCGACGGCCAGTCTCCCCAGCGTCACTCCAATTTCCCTGATGGCGATGATGATGAGCGGCCACCACGGGGTCTCGTGGTTGACCGCGAGGAAGCCAAGAGCTGCAAGGACGAGTGCCTTGTCGGCGAGCGGATCGGCCAACTTGCCAAAGGCAGTGACGGCCTGCCAGCGTCTCGCAAGGTACCCATCAAGCGCGTCGGTCGCGGCGGCGAAGACAAAGATCCCCCACCCGAGCCAGCGCCAGCCAGCCTCGGCGTCGCCTGCCTGCACCAGGCATGCGAGCATCACCGGCACCGCGATGAGCCGCAGCACGGTGAGCAGATTTGGGACCTCTCGCACCACGTCTCAACACTAGCGGTGGCTAGCTCGCGCGCGCGCCGTTACAGATGCGGCGTGTGCAACGGAGGAAGGTCGAAGGGGTTGTCGTGCTCTTGCGGGCGCGGGTCGATCAGGCTGGCCGTGAACTCCATCCCGAGTCCAAGCACTGCGGCGGCTGGCTGGGCAACGCCAAAGAGCCAGCCCTGGCCGTATCGCCAACCGCAGCGCACGAGGAACTCGGCTTGCGACTCGGTCTCAATACCTTCCGCGATCGTCGCGAGGCCGAGTTCGCGCGCCAACGCCCCGAGCGCTCTCGATACACGGGCGCCTGCGGGGTCCTCAGGAATGCCAGCAACGAAAGACATATCCAGCTTCACCCCTGACACCGGCAAATCGCGCAAGTAACTGAGCGGTGAGACGCCAGTGCCGAAGTCGTCGAGCAAGATGGGAACCCCTGCGTTGCGCAGTTCCGTCAGTTCGTGACGAATCCGCGTGTTGGGGGCGACGAGCGACGCTTCCGTCAGCTCCACCACGAGACGCTGAGGGCTCAAGTGATGGGCGGCGATCGCGCCGAGCACCGACGTGGCGAATTCGCTATCGCCCAACTGGTCGGCGGAGACGTTGAGCGAGACCCAGGTGGCTGGGGACGGGCACTGAGTGAGGAACACAGCCGCCTGCTCCACCAGCGCCGTTCCGAGCTGGGTGGCGAGTTTGCGGTCATCGAGCAGTCCAAGGAACGCCCCAGGCAACAGCAGTCCCCTCGTGGGGTGCTGCCAACGGACGAGCGCCTCGTAGCCGACCACCGTGCGGGTCTCGAGTTCCATCACTGGTTGGTAATGGAGCACCAGGTCGCCGCGTTCAATCGCCCGCGCGAGCTCTCCCGCGAGCGCGCTCTGGTTCTCGCTCGTCGCGCGCATTGAGGGTTCGTAGACTTCAGTGCGCGACTTGCCCAGCGCCTTCGCGCGATACATCGCGGCGTCTGCGGCGCTGAGCAGGCTCGGCGCTCCGCCCTCGATCGTGTCGTCGTCAGCAATAGCGATGCCCACCGAGGCATGCAAGTTCAGTTGGTGACGCTTCACCTGCAGCGGCCTCTTCAAACCCACGTGGATCGCCGAGGCGATCTCGTAGAGGGCCTTCGAGGCATCGGCATCCTGGACCACGATCACGAATTCGTCGCCGCCGATGCGTGCCACCGTGCCCCGCCCAGCCGTCGCCGAGCGCAGCACTCCTGCGACGTGAACCAGCGCGTTGTCGCCCGTGGCGTGACCGAAGCGGTCGTTGAGCCCTTTGAAACCGTCGAGGTCGACGGCAATGACGCCGACGCGTTGCGTCGCGTCTGGCTGCTCGAGGACGCGCTGCAACACGTCCTGCATGAGGGTCCTGTTGGCAAGCCCCGTCAGGGGGTCGTGCATCGCGCGGTGTGCCATCAGTTCGGAGTTCAGGCGGTCATCTGTTGAGTCCCGCACTTGGACGACGTAGTGGTCGGGGGCGCCGCCCGCGTAGCGCACGAGTGCCACGTCCACGACGGCCCACACCACGTTGCCGTCGGCACGCACGTAGCGCTTCTCCAGGGTGAAGCGGCTCTGAAGGCCCTCGTAAAGGCGCTGAAGCTGCTCTCTCTCCGCTTGCAGGTCATGGGGGTGCGACAGTGCACTGAAGGGGGTCCCGCGCAGCGCGGACACGGTGGAGCCCATGAGTTCGGCGAAGGCTCGGTTGACCTCCATGAGGCGCCACTCAAGGTCGACGAGCGCCATACCTACTGGCGCATTCTCCATGGCGCGGCGGAACTGCGTCTCTTCTCGACTGAGCGCCTCGGCCGCTTCTTGGAGACCTGTCGTATCCATGAGTGTCGTGACCGTGGCGGGAGCGCCGCCCACAGCGTCGGCGACGGTACGACAGCTGACCTGCAACCACCTCAAGTCGTCCTGCCCTCGTCGGCCAGGTACTCCAAGGATGCGCGGACGCACGTCGTCGCGACCGGGAGCGAAGGCCTCGTGCGCCAAGACGGGGCGCATGTGTTCGTCCACTCCCTTGAAGGGCAAGCGGCCCAACGGCTTACCGATCGCGGCGGCTCTGTCGACGCCGATCATCTGAGCCGCCATGTCGGTGAGCACCACGATCTCACCCGTCTGCGCGGTGATCAGCACGCCGTCGCGTGCGGAAGACAGGATGGCCTCAAACTGGCGGCGGAGGCTCCGTTCGCGCTTGACCGCCTCGTCCCTTGCGCGCCGTGCCTTGCCCGACCTCACGAATGAGAAGAAAGCGAGGGCAAAACCCACGAGGACAAGCGAAGCCGCACCAGCAGCCACGGTTGGCTGCTGGAGTAGCTCTACGAGTCCTCCCACGGTGGTTCCTCGGATTCGCTAGTGGTGGTGCCCCTCACCGTATCCGAGGAGGCGCCTCGCAGAATAGCCAGTGTGGAGGCCAATTCGTCTGGAGTGACGAAAACCTCACGCGCCTTTGAGCCTTGAGAGGGACCGACGATTTCGCGGCTTTCGAGAAGATCCATCAGGCGCCCCGCCTTGGCGAAGCCGACCCGCAGCTTGCGCTGCAGCATCGATGTGGAGCCGAGCTGCGTCGTAATGACCAGCTCGGCGGCTGCGAGCAGGTCGTCGAGGTCGTCGCCGATGTCTTCTGCCACCTTGGCCTGGTTGCCTGCCACCACCACGTCGTCCCTGAACTGCGGCTGGGCCTGCGTCTTGACGTGCTCGACCGCAGCGTGAATCTCCGACTCGGTGACCCAAGCCCCTTGGACGCGCATGGGCTTTGACTCTCCCATCGGCAGGAACAGGGCATCTCCCTGGCCAATCAACTTCTCCGCGCCGGGCATGTCGAGCACGACGCGCGAGTCGGCGAGCGACGACGTGGCGAACGCGAGCCGCGAAGGCACGTTGGCCTTGATGGTGCCTGTCACGATGTCGACGGACGGCCGCTGAGTGGCGAGCACCAAGTGGATGCCTGCGGCGCGCGCCAATTGCGTGATGCGCTGAATCGAGTCGTCGACGTCTCGGGGCGCGACCATCATGAGGTCTGCCAGTTCGTCGACAATGACCAAGAGGTATGGATAGGTCGTGATCCTGCGCTCGGAGCCTGGAAGCGGCTTAACCTTGCCAGCGCGCACAGCCTTGTTGAAGTCGTCGATGTGCTTGTAGCCGAACATCGCCAGGTCGTCGTACCTGGTATCCATCTCCTTCACGACCCACTCGAGGGCTTGAGCGGCCTTCTTGGGGTCGGTGATGATGGGCGTGATGAGGTGAGGGATGCCC
The Demequina sp. TMPB413 DNA segment above includes these coding regions:
- the rny gene encoding ribonuclease Y; the protein is MQTIVTLATLVLLLASLLVVNRARKEANEERESARLEAEAIREEARNQLADTQRREERVALTERQAAEDQRNAQLYARSLEERVNVIARDEKRLIREREQLATDFEEKLAFLAGLSANDAREQLIARVRAAAESEIAQEAHRRLKRARQNAEREAQQILVSAMQRQAASTSAQGAVTRIELPSEEMKGRIIGREGRNIRAFEALTGVNVIVDEGVNAVHLSSFDVERREVAEATLTALIEDGRIQPQRVEAAYAKALADAPRRALNAALEAVEQAGVVGVPQGILELLGALRLRTSYNQNVLAHLVECAHLAAEIAKLVGADEALARRAAFLHDIGKAMTGNHEGTHAQLGARVARELGEHADVVNAIEAHHDEVPQETIEAVIVQVADAVSASRPGARREDVDSYVERMESLERLVEEHEGVAHVYAMAAGRELRVAVEPAIVDDDGAKALARTIAEHIEKDFSFAGEIKVTVIRETRADFVAGQA
- a CDS encoding regulatory protein RecX, producing MTSRARREAPTTAPAERARELALAMLTRGPRSSADLRERLISKEIEPDVADEVIARYREVGLLDDESLAATIARTRHAERGLAPRAISQELRRKGFGEEHIQAALEPLTAEVQEDRARELAAKRWHKDSAASPDARVRRTVAFLARKGYAASLAFALVRDLQRADSETGGN
- the recA gene encoding recombinase RecA; the encoded protein is MAQAADRSKALEAALGQIDRQFGKGSAMRLGDSERVAIATIPTGSIALDVALGIGGLPRGRVVEIYGPESSGKTTVALHAVANAQAAGGVAAFIDAEHALDPEYAKKLGVDIDNLIVSQPDTGEQALEIADILIRSGGVDILVIDSVAALVPKAEIEGEMGDSHVGLQARLMSQALRKITGAISHTGTTAIFINQLREKIGVFFGSPETTTGGKALKFYASVRLDVRRIETLKEGTEPVGNRTRIKVVKNKLAPPFKQAEFDIMYGLGISKEGGIIDMGVEHGFVKKSGAWYTYEGDQLGQGKENSRQFLKDNPALRDEIEKKVKDKLGVGVPVPADLAAIDVEADAKALEAALAKEESAL
- a CDS encoding DUF3046 domain-containing protein — protein: MRLSEFRDAVAAAFGESYAPTLCREMALTSLDSLTAQEALERGVAPRDVWHALCDQMDVDAAVRAGRDPRMIIPPRR
- a CDS encoding helix-turn-helix domain-containing protein, whose amino-acid sequence is MPVLRNELGDVLRDARLGQGKTLRDISSQARVSLGYLSEVERGQKEASSELLASICDALDVPMSAILRDVSERFEMAEGLMDARSLSRMPMMPSIPDTVPELLHSIEQ
- a CDS encoding CinA family protein; amino-acid sequence: MWAEAARAVALARDAGVTLATAESLTGGLVCSALIEAPGASGVVKGGIITYDLDAKHHLLGVSRRLLETEGPVSQAVAASMARGARRQTGADIAVATTGAAGPEPHGGKPPGTVVVAVVGPQGERVITVHLDGDRDEVRHATVGVALMHLEKMVSRLPHR
- the pgsA gene encoding CDP-diacylglycerol--glycerol-3-phosphate 3-phosphatidyltransferase, producing the protein MVREVPNLLTVLRLIAVPVMLACLVQAGDAEAGWRWLGWGIFVFAAATDALDGYLARRWQAVTAFGKLADPLADKALVLAALGFLAVNHETPWWPLIIIAIREIGVTLGRLAVARDVVIPASFGGKAKTALQVAAIFFLLLPTPFAWVDTLGWWLLLISVVAAVVTGLDYGWRIFGVARRHGAKPTVQSPVIADTVDPSGHVG
- a CDS encoding bifunctional diguanylate cyclase/phosphodiesterase, whose protein sequence is MGGLVELLQQPTVAAGAASLVLVGFALAFFSFVRSGKARRARDEAVKRERSLRRQFEAILSSARDGVLITAQTGEIVVLTDMAAQMIGVDRAAAIGKPLGRLPFKGVDEHMRPVLAHEAFAPGRDDVRPRILGVPGRRGQDDLRWLQVSCRTVADAVGGAPATVTTLMDTTGLQEAAEALSREETQFRRAMENAPVGMALVDLEWRLMEVNRAFAELMGSTVSALRGTPFSALSHPHDLQAEREQLQRLYEGLQSRFTLEKRYVRADGNVVWAVVDVALVRYAGGAPDHYVVQVRDSTDDRLNSELMAHRAMHDPLTGLANRTLMQDVLQRVLEQPDATQRVGVIAVDLDGFKGLNDRFGHATGDNALVHVAGVLRSATAGRGTVARIGGDEFVIVVQDADASKALYEIASAIHVGLKRPLQVKRHQLNLHASVGIAIADDDTIEGGAPSLLSAADAAMYRAKALGKSRTEVYEPSMRATSENQSALAGELARAIERGDLVLHYQPVMELETRTVVGYEALVRWQHPTRGLLLPGAFLGLLDDRKLATQLGTALVEQAAVFLTQCPSPATWVSLNVSADQLGDSEFATSVLGAIAAHHLSPQRLVVELTEASLVAPNTRIRHELTELRNAGVPILLDDFGTGVSPLSYLRDLPVSGVKLDMSFVAGIPEDPAGARVSRALGALARELGLATIAEGIETESQAEFLVRCGWRYGQGWLFGVAQPAAAVLGLGMEFTASLIDPRPQEHDNPFDLPPLHTPHL